In the genome of Vicia villosa cultivar HV-30 ecotype Madison, WI linkage group LG7, Vvil1.0, whole genome shotgun sequence, one region contains:
- the LOC131616470 gene encoding protein LURP-one-related 11-like, which yields MGKVHPQALASSTSCHFTSKQETFTLWMKSLVLNGKGCTVFDSNGQIAYRVDNYNSNHRDQVHLMDQRGNTLFTILKKQYKLSRFWEGYKLPATRNDQKGPCFRVGKTYSITKWDSSYEVELGLDKNQPYNYKIESSSCKPACKIFDNLGVIVAELRRKKSTCGIDLGDDVFTMVVEPNIDLSQIMGVVVAYSLIKSKM from the exons ATGGGAAAAGTTCATCCTCAAGCCCTAGCTTCCTCCACTTCTTGCCATTTCACTTCCAAGCAAGAAACTTTCACCCTATGGATGAAATCTCTTGTGTTGAATGGAAAAGGATGTACAGTCTTTGATTCCAATGGTCAAATTGCATATAGGGTTGATAACTATAACTCCAATCATAGAGATCAAGTTCATCTCATGGATCAAAGAGGAAATACTTTGTTTACTATACTTAAAAAG CAATATAAGTTGTCGAGGTTTTGGGAGGGTTACAAACTTCCGGCGACAAGGAACGACCAGAAAGGACCATGCTTTCGAGTCGGTAAAACCTATAGTATCACTAAATGGGATTCAAGTTATGAAGTTGAACTTGGATTAGACAAAAACCAACCATATAACTATAAAATTGAAAGTAGCTCTTGCAAGCCAGCTTGCAAAATATTTGATAACCTTGGAGTGATAGTTGCTGAG CTAAGGAGAAAGAAGTCAACTTGTGGAATTGATTTAGGAGATGATGTTTTCACAATGGTGGTAGAGCCAAATATTGATCTATCTCAAATTATGGGGGTTGTTGTAGCTTATAGTCTTATTAAAAGTAAAATGTAA